The Ahaetulla prasina isolate Xishuangbanna chromosome 3, ASM2864084v1, whole genome shotgun sequence genome window below encodes:
- the LOC131194517 gene encoding NADH dehydrogenase (ubiquinone) complex I, assembly factor 6-like, with the protein MAASAGTAALGRSSRAALSPWTLRVPRAGRGRLLSPAGLGGRAPAALAVSSQPSAGGDERYCLDLLRKRDYEGFLCALLLPAESRASVLALRAFNVELAQAGIKISIIQHNV; encoded by the exons ATGGCGGCCTCCGCGGGCACTGCGGCGCTGGGCCGAAGTTCGCGCGCGGCTCTTTCACCTTGGACGCTGCGGGTGCCACGAGCCGGCCGCGGGCGGCTGCTGAGCCCCGCCGGCCTCGGAGGGCGCGCGCCGGCTGCCCTGGCCGTTTCTAGCCAGCCGAGTGCGGGAGGAGACGAACGCTACTGCCTGGATTTGCTGCG AAAACGGGATTATGAAGGCTTCCTCTGTGCACTGCTATTGCCTGCAGAATCACGTGCCTCTGTCTTGGCCCTGAGAGCCTTCAATGTAGAACTGGCTCAGGCAGGTATTAAAATATCCATTATACAACACAATGTCTAA